One window from the genome of Gadus morhua chromosome 16, gadMor3.0, whole genome shotgun sequence encodes:
- the b3gat1a gene encoding galactosylgalactosylxylosylprotein 3-beta-glucuronosyltransferase 1 isoform X1, with translation MPKRRDILAIVLIVLPWTLLITVWHQSAIAPLLAIRKACHHLVKEIYILPERLAVQRHRLSDDGGEGKKESGGQAQDSKEYCASDKDIIEVVRTEYVYTRPPPWSDVLPTIHIITPTYSRPVQKAELTRLANTFLHVANLHWILVEDSQRRTPLVTRLLRDTGLNYTHLNVETPRNYKLRGDTRDPRIPRGTMQRNLALRWLRETFNANSSQPGIVYFADDDNTYSLELFEEMRTTRKVSVWPVAFVGGLRYESPKVNAAGKVYGWKTVFDPHRPFAIDMAGFAINLRLVLFKPQAYFKLRGVKGGYQESSLLRELVTLNDLEPKAANCTKILVWHTRTEKPVLVNEGKKGFTDPNVEI, from the exons ATGCCGAAAAGAAGAGATATTCTTGCCATCGTGTTGATTGTGTTACCCTGGACTCTGCTCATCACCGTTTGGCACCAAAGTGCTATCGCGCCACTCCTTGCCATCCGCAAGG CCTGTCACCACCTAGTAAAAGAGATCTATATCTTACCAGAGAGGCTTGCAGTCCAACGCCACCGACTCTCAG ATGATGGCGGCGAGGGAAAGAAGGAGTCCGGTGGGCAGGCACAGGACTCCAAGGAGTACTGCGCGTCGGACAAGGACATCATTGAGGTGGTGAGGACGGAGTACGTGTACACGCGGCCCCCGCCCTGGTCCGACGTGCTGCCCACCATCCACATCATCACGCCCACCTACAGCCGGCCGGTGCAGAAGGCGGAGCTGACGCGGCTGGCCAACACCTTCCTGCACGTGGCCAACCTCCACTGGATCCTGGTGGAGGACTCCCAGCGGCGGACCCCCCTGGTCACGCGGCTGCTCAGAGACACGGGGCTCAACTACACCCACCTCAACGTGGAGACCCCCAGGAACTATAAGCTACGGGGGGACACGCGGGACCCCCGGATACCCCGGGGAACCATGCAGAGGAACCTGGCCCTACGCTGGCTGAGGGAGACCTTCAACGCCAACAGCAGCCAGCCGGGAATCGTCTACTTTGCGGACGACGACAATACGTACAGCCTGGAGCTCTTCGAGGAG ATGAGAACGACACGGAAGGTCTCCGTTTGGCCCGTGGCGTTTGTGGGCGGCCTGCGCTACGAGTCACCCAAGGTCAACGCCGCGGGAAAGGTCTACGGCTGGAAGACCGTGTTCGACCCCCACCGACCCTTCGCCATCGACATGGCCGGCTTCGCCATCAACCTCAGGCTGGTGCTCTTCAAGCCTCAGGCCTACTTCAAGCTCCGGGGAGTGAAGGGGGGCTACCAAGAGAGCAGCTTGCTCAGAGAACTTGTCACACTCAACGACCTGGAGCCTAAAGCAGCCAATTGCACTAAG ATTCTCGTATGGCACACGAGAACGGAGAAACCCGTCCTAGTTAACGAGGGCAAGAAAGGCTTCACAGACCCCAACGTTGAGATTTGA
- the b3gat1a gene encoding galactosylgalactosylxylosylprotein 3-beta-glucuronosyltransferase 1 isoform X2, protein MPKRRDILAIVLIVLPWTLLITVWHQSAIAPLLAIRKDDGGEGKKESGGQAQDSKEYCASDKDIIEVVRTEYVYTRPPPWSDVLPTIHIITPTYSRPVQKAELTRLANTFLHVANLHWILVEDSQRRTPLVTRLLRDTGLNYTHLNVETPRNYKLRGDTRDPRIPRGTMQRNLALRWLRETFNANSSQPGIVYFADDDNTYSLELFEEMRTTRKVSVWPVAFVGGLRYESPKVNAAGKVYGWKTVFDPHRPFAIDMAGFAINLRLVLFKPQAYFKLRGVKGGYQESSLLRELVTLNDLEPKAANCTKILVWHTRTEKPVLVNEGKKGFTDPNVEI, encoded by the exons ATGCCGAAAAGAAGAGATATTCTTGCCATCGTGTTGATTGTGTTACCCTGGACTCTGCTCATCACCGTTTGGCACCAAAGTGCTATCGCGCCACTCCTTGCCATCCGCAAGG ATGATGGCGGCGAGGGAAAGAAGGAGTCCGGTGGGCAGGCACAGGACTCCAAGGAGTACTGCGCGTCGGACAAGGACATCATTGAGGTGGTGAGGACGGAGTACGTGTACACGCGGCCCCCGCCCTGGTCCGACGTGCTGCCCACCATCCACATCATCACGCCCACCTACAGCCGGCCGGTGCAGAAGGCGGAGCTGACGCGGCTGGCCAACACCTTCCTGCACGTGGCCAACCTCCACTGGATCCTGGTGGAGGACTCCCAGCGGCGGACCCCCCTGGTCACGCGGCTGCTCAGAGACACGGGGCTCAACTACACCCACCTCAACGTGGAGACCCCCAGGAACTATAAGCTACGGGGGGACACGCGGGACCCCCGGATACCCCGGGGAACCATGCAGAGGAACCTGGCCCTACGCTGGCTGAGGGAGACCTTCAACGCCAACAGCAGCCAGCCGGGAATCGTCTACTTTGCGGACGACGACAATACGTACAGCCTGGAGCTCTTCGAGGAG ATGAGAACGACACGGAAGGTCTCCGTTTGGCCCGTGGCGTTTGTGGGCGGCCTGCGCTACGAGTCACCCAAGGTCAACGCCGCGGGAAAGGTCTACGGCTGGAAGACCGTGTTCGACCCCCACCGACCCTTCGCCATCGACATGGCCGGCTTCGCCATCAACCTCAGGCTGGTGCTCTTCAAGCCTCAGGCCTACTTCAAGCTCCGGGGAGTGAAGGGGGGCTACCAAGAGAGCAGCTTGCTCAGAGAACTTGTCACACTCAACGACCTGGAGCCTAAAGCAGCCAATTGCACTAAG ATTCTCGTATGGCACACGAGAACGGAGAAACCCGTCCTAGTTAACGAGGGCAAGAAAGGCTTCACAGACCCCAACGTTGAGATTTGA